The sequence below is a genomic window from Theobroma cacao cultivar B97-61/B2 chromosome 6, Criollo_cocoa_genome_V2, whole genome shotgun sequence.
AGCTGTTGATGCATCAGCTAAAAGCCACAAGCATAGCCATGTATTATGGGGAAAAAGAAAGGCAGATTTTGAAATAACAAGGAATCTGATTTCGAGTGGTAGCTGCTAACAAAAGGCAAGATCTTCCAGGAATATTTTGAAGTATAATCTTGTCCTTTAACACTTCAACAAATGAAGTTCATTACCAGTTTCACTTTTATTATTGGAAATCTGATAAGGATTTCTTCAGAAGGAATCTTCGTAGTAATGGTAAGTGGGAAAACGTGGGTATGAAATCGTGTCTGAGTTGCTCTTGTATGATATTGCATTGGCATTGGCCAGCTGACCATGCACTTGTCAAGAAACTGCTTGTATGGACCGTTGTTTTATTTGCTGAGATTGGGTAATTGGATTTGGCCAAattggagagagagagagagagagattaaTGGGTTTCTGATGATGACCGGACTTGGAATCATGACAAAGCTGATTGGAACCTCTTCTCCATGATAGAGGAATTTTCAGGCTTCACTGCTTGAACATCACTCTTCAACTTCCTTACAAGTGAAGGTTCAaccccctttttcttttaggaaaagaaaaagagggtaAGTGAATCCGTATTCTTTGCTCCATTCagacctttttctttctttactatTTCCTTCATCAGGGTCTAATTTTCAATCGTAAAATTACAAAGAGATGGAGGCTATTGTAGGTTTAGTGTATTCCAGATCCCCATATCTCATAAATTAGTAGACTCCCCGGCCCCTGCCTCTTTTGTTTCTTGATTTGGTAATTAGCAAACtatttataaaatgaaaatcaaatactCAAAAGGATAAGGTTAAATTTACCACTCTACTTATTTTGATGTTCAAATTTACCACCAATCTTTTAGTAAGTGTAATTTTGGCACTATAAGTTTAATAGGCATAAtgttcaaaaaatttcttaaactattcgaaaaaaacttaaataagTATTGATTCTTTTATCACGTTTAATCAAGCTCTTTATATctttatttggagttaaataagtccttatgactaataattgattaattgttattaatcaaaatatcacttgttattttatatccaCATGACGCTGACATGAGATTGATGTAGAGGGTGAAAAATGTcacataattatattatcatgTCAAATTAGCATATGTCATTATTAATTGTAATATATCAATGTGTCACATTATTGTTAATTACATTATGTTAACCTATTACGTTAACATTATGtggtataaaatgataaataacattttaactaagtcaatcattaatcataagagttttatttgagttaaaataaaagtttaattactatctcaaaataaaaatacaagagcttgattaaacgtaataaaaatataagggtttatttgaattttttataataatttaaggaCTTTTTCAAATGTTTGGCCTTATATATAATGATTTGCAACCACAATTTGATGTTgcctaaaataaaattattttccaaATTACCTAAAAATATACAtgtcaatttttttccatttataTGGTAAGTTTATCCAAGGAGTTGACTAGAcgcataattaaataatatgaacTTATGTAATATCTTCAAAGAAAATTACTTCAtctcaaattaataaaatcctTGTTATTGTTAGCATATATAATGATTTATAATCTTAAACAATACTACCCCAAAATATTCGACAAAAAGAAAGTTGAATTCATAACTAACCGAAAACAAGAACCAAAAGTTCAAGGCCCAAGGAACAACCAGGATAGGACAAACCCCAAGAGAGCCCTAAAATCCTGCTATCAAGCGGGGCACATGTGATGGTGGGAAAGATTGGGCTTCAGACGGCCTGAAACCCAATTGATGGAGAAAAGTCAAAACAGTTCttgaaaacccaaaataaTTCTGAAAATCTTTTCAGGAAAGGCAGAGCTGATTAACTGagttgagagagaaaatggcAGCAATAACAAGCGCAGTGATAGCAATAGCAGGAGTGGTATTAGGATGGATAGCAATCGAGATCGCTTGCAAGCCTTGCCTCGAGAAAGGCCGCGAAGCCATCGACCGATCTCTGAACCCTAATTACGACCCCGACGACGATAACGACAACAACGTTCGAGCCCCTCTCAACCCAAGCCCAGATCTCGAATCTAAGGCTGACAATGACACCTCTCCTTCCACTTCAATCAAAGCCGTTTGATGATCGCTTCAAAATATATCttattctttgtttcttttttttttttttttggtattgtctttaaataaaaaagagttgGGTAATGTTGTAACTTGTTCTTTCTTCCtgtctttctttttggtaAGAACTTGCGCCAAGGTGACGGTGTTGATGTCTTAAGGGTGTTTCTCTGTTGATGCTTGATTGAATGAATGAATATAGCTTTGGTGATCCATTCTGGTATACATCGgaaaattgttttggttttgtcTTTTCTTGAGTGAGAAAGTTCAACCCAACCGGGGCTACAAgcttatgtttttttatacATTGTAAAAGTTGAATGACGACATCGTAGAAAGAGACCGTTGTCGCGTCTGGTGTGAACCAATCAAATAGTAACTCAACTCCAGAGATTATTCGAATTCATAcaagattttaatttaattttacacTAGTAGTTGTTCAGCTCCAACAAAGTCCAATCTCGAATCTCTAACAAGGCCCAGTGGTACCAATGTACCATGTTCGAGACTGCTTCCCATAGCcctgttaaaaaaataaacaaacccGACTGATTCTAATATTTTATGATGATTGATTTGTTGGCTGTTAAACCATGGTCATGCCACAGATTCTTGGGCTTATGAGCAAAGATTATAACCAAGTAAAATGGTAATACACCTTCCTTATTGAGAGGCTGGCGTAACCCATCCTTCCAGTTCCCCCAACCAATCTGATGTGTTTCTAAAAAGCAATTGTCGAAGCCCTTGTCAGCTATTACCCCTGCAAGCTGCTGCAGCCTCATACGGCTAAACCCTCCTTTTTTtaccatataaaaaaaaaacatgtaaACACACACAAACGACCCAAGAAATAAATAATGCAACTTATTTCAGGTAACTCAAGTGTTAAGTCCGTAACAAGTATCAAAAACAGAGGCTAAATATGCTTTACAATTACAATCTCAATTGCAACAAAACAAATACTACAAGTTACTGTACATGGATCTGACAAGGGATTTCGGCGTCCTGCCTCTTGGAGAATACCAGAGTTTCCCGTGTCATTTACAAGGGGATATCTATCATCaaaaggccaaaaaaaaaaaaagaaaaaggtaaacTATGCCAGGTAATTGTATATCTGTGGGTTGTTCTTGTCCCGCTCCAGGTACTCCCTGTCAATGAGAGACTCGATTCTTTTCTTCAAATCAGCCGGTTTTATGGGAAACTTAAGCTGTTCAACGAAAGAAACTTATGCTTAATATGAGTATTGTCCAAATGCAACTTCAAAACATATTATCCCTTTAATCCCCATGTCTGGCGATCATCAATTGcaataatttaaccatggtaTATAAAGAGAATTTTCACCCTTCAAATAAAGCAAAGCACTTTGGCATGATAACTCTTAATAACAATACAGAAGCACCAACTTtctgtttatttatttccagATGTTGCCGAGGACTCTTTATATATCCCTCTTTTATGCACAATGCAAACAATCAAAACATGCTTACCTGTTGGAAGAGTTCAGTTATCAGAAGAGTGTGACTCAACACTTTCCTCGTCTTCATTATCCGAACAATAGCAGCATCAACCTGCAATACATCAAGCAAAAATGCATACATTTGATTGAGCTCCTTCATGTTAGATAACTTCCagttcttttctttcatttttttaaatagataaCTACAAAGAGAGAATGTGAGTGAAGCAAAAAAGTGGACCTGATATTGACGGTCTTGAAATACTCTTTCAGTAGTGCTTGTGTTCTCCTCAACTGTCTCTTTCATCTGGATTGCATTTACCTGCATCACAAAAGGAAATGTCATCTAGATGCCATATTATGTGAGTGGCAATCACACAGTATTCATAATAAAACTGCTGGGAATTTAGTGGTGTAGCATGGAGGTAAGCATGACAGGCATGTAGTTTAATCTAACAAAAAATCTTTACCCACCATAGTTTGAAATTACAAATAGATATACCTTTAAACGATAGAGAGGAGCAGTAAATCCCTCATTGAAAACGAATGAATCATCATCCTCCACGTCCCTCCCTTTTGGCAACTGCAGCAAACAAATCCAAAGATATACAGGAATAAGGATAatgggaggaagaaaaaagaataatgtTACCAACTTACCAGCGCAAATCAGAAATTAAACTTGAAAGTGCAATAATGCAATGGGCACATACCTTTTGAAGGACTCGTACTTTGCCACAAGCAAGGGACTGCAAGGTCCTTCTCAATTCCTTATCCTCTATGCCAGTGGAGTCCTTAATGTCTTGAAAGCTAAGCTTTTGGGCATCGTTGAACAACATCAGAACTACAGTCTAGAGGTAAAGACAAGAAAACCAGAAAACTGTCAGAACCTCTCTGCTTGTagagagaatttgaaaacAGAACAAACACTACAACAGGAGAACAATGGTCCCTGAAACACCAAGACACCAACCTGAAATAGGGAAACTGCCAGCTCCTTTTTACCTTTAGGAAAATCTGCTTTCAACACACAATGACCTAATGAATTTTGCCACATTAGGCGCCTCCCACTGTACTTGCTTAAGTAGAATTCCTTAAAGATGTCCTGTTACACCAAGTTGAAGAAAAGGTGTTAGGCAACTGTAAATAAAAACTTGCTGGTGTCCATAAGGGTGAACATTTCATCCCAAAGGCTGAACCAAACCTGATAGACATTCAATTCATGAGGAAGCCTAACATCCATAGGTGGATATGTGGGCCAGTACCTGCAGCTCAACAACCAAAATAGAGTTCAATACCTCGACAATAAACTAATTGATAACTGCagttatgattaattaaaataaaataatggtGAAATATGATTTTACCCTGTTGTTAAGACATGGACACTCATCTCAATTCCTGATGGAAGTTTTATCCGGGCCTGGGATGACTGCTTGAATGATTCATTTATCTCCTTTGATAGTTCAATATCCTGGATAAAAATCACGAGATTCCACACTCAATATAATTATGAGTCATATTGCAATTGCTCACAAATCAAACCAAACATGCACAGACATAAACACACAATGAAGGGAAGGACTCTTCGTGAAAATATATGACAGACATTTTTAAAGTTGCAAAGAATCTTCCAAGTCCATCCTCCCTTGTCAATTTCAGCAAATGACTTCTGGGAAAGAGCAAGGCCTCTTTGCCATAAAACCACATGCAGTGAGATCAAACATAGATCATGAGGTGATTCAATTACTAACAGAAGCCCATTATCTAGGCAGCAATTGCATTAATACcacatttaaattaatatatattgcTATTTTTGCTCAAACAGGGTGTAACTGGAAAGGAGATTCACATGTGCCTGTCAATGGGCTATTCTTCCTAGTTTCCAGTTACTCAGCTACCAAAGTATAAACAATTTAAGAGTAAATGTGGTTTGCAGTGTAAACATATTCTAGGCACAAGAATCCAATCACATAACACTAAGTTCCAGTATCACAACTCCATCACTTTAGTAGATTGTTGGATCTGCAATTGaccaattaaaaaaagggtAAGCCTAAAAACAAAAGATGAATTTAACTTCCTGAATCCTTTCCTCTTCTCTTCTCACATGATTCTATTACTTTAATGTTTATTTGTATGATCTATCCTCAAGGCACaataagaatatttttgttacaTAATCATTACATACTGTTTGTGAGGGTTAATCATACTTATCCAACTCATGTCAGGGGATATAACACTCCAGGTGCCAATACCACCAGCATTAGGGTAACATGTTCCTAGTGGTTATAACTTATAAGAGTTATTGAACCACCCATGTTTACGGACTTAAAAAGCACCAGCTCTAATTAGAAATTCCAGTGGCAACTTTTATTGACTGCATTTCTTGGACAAatttatagaaaatgatatATAGGCATACCTTGAACATTCCTTCAAGTTTGTTTGTAAACTGGCTGCCACACTCAGTCTTCAGCTGCAGCATCATAACAGTATAACAATTTAATACAATATGTAGAACAAACATCATCtgatgcaaaagaaaaagatactGACCTTAGAAATCATGGATTTCTCCGCATCAATAGAAGCACTCTTTCCTAACAGCAGCCGTTTTGCAAGATCCTTCTTATAGAATGCTTCAAAGACATCCTTGCCCTTAATTACCAACAAAAACATCATTCACATCTCTAGCATTAACTTATAGGACAATAAAAGCAAGACATTAATGCACAAAAAGAGAACTGTTTCAaggaaaaagtaaatttaatgatttataaTGTGCAAACATGAACTCTACCTGGATGAACCTAAATAAAACCAAAACTTTATCAAGTGTACCCTCTAATTCCTCTTCAGAAGTACCCTTATTACCAGCACGGAGTTTTTCATCCAAAAACTTTGCAATCAGCTCAGCAGGTCGATTCTATTAAAGACAGCACAAAGTTAAACCATCAGTCAAGTGTGAAAGTatggtagtctaaattaggAATATTACTTCACCAACTTAAAACTTAACAACAAGAATgcaacttaaaaataaaacaaactaATGACCTACTACAAATGACAAAACATGCTAACCTGACGAAGGTTAATTAGATGCTCAAATGCATCCTTGATAGTATTGCAAAATGCCTCATTCTTG
It includes:
- the LOC18596491 gene encoding outer envelope membrane protein 7, whose translation is MAAITSAVIAIAGVVLGWIAIEIACKPCLEKGREAIDRSLNPNYDPDDDNDNNVRAPLNPSPDLESKADNDTSPSTSIKAV